A genomic region of Fusarium falciforme chromosome 4, complete sequence contains the following coding sequences:
- a CDS encoding WW domain-containing protein, whose translation MERSRGVPDEEMFLNKPAPDDCDSPTIEPLRIFKPQSPQPAKDSRSSSSTFRYPAPPSSTSPISKHSFPLPPGASSSAAPLPFPDDDDIRKPTPAKPFGSAYNDTSPRLETSPQGKKPGLAERRGAVPKPISSPTSPDADQDLFQRPIADHHRPGSSNANYPSYQKTYYPPPGAAEAPQPPAKTAVEQTKMDGSGVNRFASTASTSTTRASRGSPPPPETPVEEPGHVPADAIEARYAAAGISGTATLNSLGAPSAAATQRLAQYGNQPPPQRPWTPTESPDQAPSGPPTVYQGMNAISSPPPTKVSFSPPPQPQQQQQYMPPPQPQQQPQQPQQPQQHQQPHGQEQVSVLEQDFERMSTNSPPPAYSSLNTGSGSSYPSEKQRPQQQQQPQAQQPQPQPQQQQQQQQHPALASGSTPAQQPTPSTSTPPKKAAAVAAAAATAATATAAAGLASPALQHPGHPAFANDPHPEQNGQSSQQATAAAQPFEAQNPASPPPLPEGWIAHLDQNSGQYYYIHLATQATQWEFPKGPNPMTHEQAPLSPTASTYGNPLGSPGMFGKQNMASPMFPPHTPGYAESIMSVAASATPTAAGFTGPPPSAGVDMYRIQPTNGVYFGPYLRYVNMDIEKGLWLGSILVVTDAPQPPTIHLHLSMDLSPNPRQLQPRPIFTHQRWKFYKYDIELPMSETGTERWTYAVTSHLGCTRYEFVVAGRQETSWRFIAHSGNDFASGTSQNERAKLGGVGFMWKDVLQKNVECGGFHVQLGLGDQIYGDRLWKEVPLLKQWLAMSGRENKKNVQWTARHEEDVSHAYFHYYTSHFDQPYLREAFAQIPHILQIDDHDIFDGYGSYPDYMQSSPMFKNIGRIATEMYLLFQHHTTVEMLRNVSTDHDIFTVTGTGWHFVKFLGPAVVVVGPDCRSERTQAQVMAGPTYQGIFPKVATLPPSVQHCIWMVSVPLVYPRLDTVESLANTMAVGKKAVNTTYNILGKVTSSVAGVVGGREVVAQGFSQVKKAVGKTGLMGNVLNQFGELDIQEVLKDMWTHDTKDLERTYFIRTLQGIAQQKGIRMTFLSGDVNASGAGLVHDPTHPGDHKTMYQIISSPIVAAPQSNYVLKMLHNQKTLYVPQNGKKSTHEVSDTKEDMMEIFHTDASGAARELKKLMGRRNYVAVVSYDQDALAAQSQAAFSPNPSLNGSQHGQGLSKVSLAVDFVVQGDGAFTAPTKYGPVIIPHLEYGR comes from the exons ATGGAGCGAAGTCGCGGTGTCCCGGACGAGGAGATGTTCCTCAACAAGCCTGCTCCCGACGACTGCGACAGCCCGACCATCGAGCCACTGCGTATCTTCAAACCCCAGAGCCCCCAACCCGCCAAGGACAGcaggtcctcctcctccaccttcaGATACCCGGCGCCTCCTTCGTCCACGTCTCCCATCTCTAAGCActccttccctctccctccagGTGCCTCGAGCTCTGCTGCCCCCCTGCCCTTCccggacgacgacgatatccGTAAACCAACTCCAGCAAAGCCCTTTGGTTCAGCCTATAATGATACCAGCCCTCGTCTAGAGACAAGTCCCCAGGGAAAGAAGCCTGGTCTTGCCGAGCGAAGAGGTGCCGTCCCGAAGCCCATTTCTTCTCCAACAAGTCCCGATGCCGACCAGGATCTCTTTCAGCGTCCCATAGCAGATCATCACCGTCCGGGTTCCTCCAACGCCAACTATCCCAGCTACCAAAAGACATACTACCCACCACCCGGTGCCGCTGAGGCCCCTCAGCCCCCGGCGAAGACTGCCGTTGAGCAAACAAAGATGGATGGCTCAGGAGTGAATCGGTTTGCTTCAACCGCCTCGACCTCAACCACCCGGGCTAGCCGGGgttcccctcctccccccgaAACCCCGGTTGAGGAGCCCGGTCATGTACCGGCCGATGCTATCGAGGCCCGGTATGCAGCCGCCGGTATTTCTGGCACTGCGACGCTCAACAGCCTCGGCGCCCCCAGCGCTGCCGCCACCCAGCGACTTGCCCAATATGGAAATCAACCTCCGCCTCAACGGCCGTGGACGCCGACAGAGTCGCCGGACCAGGCGCCATCCGGACCTCCGACTGTTTACCAGGGCATGAATGCCATTTCAAGTCCTCCCCCGACTAAAGTGTCGTTCAGTCCTCCTCCCCAgccgcaacagcagcagcaatacATGCCTCCACCACAaccccagcagcagcctcagcaacCCCAGCAACCCCAGCAACATCAGCAACCCCATGGTCAGGAACAAGTTAGTGTATTGGAGCAGGACTTCGAACGCATGAGCACAAACTCGCCGCCTCCTGCATACTCGAGCTTGAAcactggctctggctcttcctATCCAAGTGAGAAACAGCGccctcaacaacagcaacagccgcAGGCACAACAGCCACAGCCACagccacagcagcagcagcagcagcagcaacacccTGCACTCGCATCAGGCTCAACTCCTGCCCAGCAGCCGACTCCCAGCACATCGACACCACCCAAGAAGGCAGCGGCCGTGGCAGCAGCCGCAGCGACAGCGGCGACCGcaactgctgctgctggccttgcCTCGCCCGCTCTCCAACACCCCGGCCACCCAGCATTTGCCAATGACCCTCACCCCGAGCAGAATGGACAAAGCTCGCAGCAAGCAACCGCGGCTGCTCAGCCCTTTGAGGCTCAAAATCCGGCTTCGCCTCCTCCCTTGCCTGAGGGATGGATAGCACATCTCGACCAGAACTCCGGCCAGTACTATTACATCCATCTCGCAACCCAAGCGACGCAGTGGGAATTCCCCAAGGGACCAAACCCCATGACACATGAGCAGGCCCCTCTGTCTCCCACGGCCTCCACATATGGAAACCCGCTGGGATCACCTGGCATGTTTGGCAAGCAGAATATGGCCTCGCCCATGTTCCCACCCCACACTCCAGGCTATGCCGAGAGTATCATGAGCGTGGCCGCTTCGGCTACTCCCACAGCTGCTGGATTCACAGGACCCCCACCCAGCGCTGGCGTTGACATGTATAGAATTCAGCCTACCAATGGCGTCTACTTTGGTCCGTACCTTCGATATGTCAACATGGATATTGAAAAGGGCCTGTGGCTTGGAAGCATTCTTGTCGTGACGGATGCTCCTCAGCCCCCGACAATCCACCTCCACTTGAGTATGGATCTATCACCCAATCCCAGACAGCTTCAGCCTCGTCCCATTTTCACGCACCAGAGGTGGAAGTTTTATAAGTATGATATTGAGCTCCCCATGTCTGAAACTGGTACCGAACGATGGACATACGCTGTCACGTCCCATCTGGGCTGCACCCGCTACGAGTTTGTTGTCGCTGGACGTCAAGAAACGAGTTGGCGTTTCATCGCACACTCTGGCAATGATTTCGCCTCCGGAACATCGCAGAACGAGCGTGCCAAGCTTGGCGGAGTCGGATTCATGTGGAAGGATGTCCTCCAGAAGAACGTCGAATGCGGTGGCTTCCACGTCCAGCTGGGCCTGGGAGACCAGATTTACGGTGATCGACTTTGGAAAGAAGTGCCTCTTCTTAAGCAATGGCTTGCCATGAGCGGCCgcgagaacaagaagaatgtCCAATGGACAGCCCGCCACGAGGAAGACGTTTCTCATGCCTACTTCCACTACTATACCAGCCACTTTGATCAGCCATACCTGCGGGAAGCGTTTGCGCAGATCCCCCACATCCTGCAGATTGACGATCATGACAT TTTCGACGGATATGGTTCCTACCCTGATTATATGCAGTCGTCGCCCATGTTCAAGAACATTGGCCGAATTGCAACGGAAATGTATCTACTCTTCCAGCACCATACTACGGTTGAAATGCTGCGAAACGTTAGTACAGATCACGACATCTTCACAGTTACCGGAACGGGTTGGCACTTTGTCAAGTTCCTTGGACCGGCCGTGGTGGTTGTTGGCCCTGATTGTCGATCAGAGCGTACTCAGGCCCAGGTCATGGCTGGCCCGACCTATCAAGGCATCTTCCCCAAGGTCGCCACGCTACCTCCTAGTGTACAGCACTGTATCTGGATGGTCTCTGTACCACTTGTGTATCCTCGCCTGGATACGGTGGAGAGTCTTGCCAACACCATGGCCGTGGGTAAGAAGGCGGTCAACACAACGTACAACATTCTGGGCAAGGTGACAAGCTCAGTGGCTGGCGTGGTTGGTGGCAGAGAGGTTGTTGCCCAGGGCTTCTcgcaggtcaagaaggcaGTTGGCAAGACGGGTCTCATGGGCAACGTTCTGAACCAGTTTGGCGAGCTTGATATCCAGGAGGTGCTCAAGGATATGTGGACGCATGACACCAAGGATCTCGAGAGGACCTACTTTATCCGAACGCTCCAGGGCATTGCACAGCAGAAGGGAATCCGAATGACCTTCCTTTCTGGAG ATGTCAACGCCTCAGGAGCGGGACTGGTCCATGATCCCACTCACCCTGGCGACCACAAGACCATGTACCAAATCATCTCGTCGCCAATCGTGGCGGCACCACAGAGCAACTATGTCCTCAAGATGCTGCACAACCAGAAGACGCTGTATGTGCCACAGAATGGCAAGAAGTCGACGCATGAGGTGTCGGACACCAAggaggacatgatggagaTCTTCCACACTGATGCCAGCGGTGCCGCGcgggagctcaagaagctcatgggCCGCCGAAACTATGTCGCTGTCGTGTCCTATGACCAAGACGCCCTGGCGGCGCAGAGCCAGGCAGCCTTTAGCCCCAACCCAAGCCTGAACGGCTCACAGCACGGGCAGGGCCTGTCCAAGGTCAGCCTGGCTGTCGATTTCGTGGTGCAGGGTGACGGGGCCTTTACAGCGCCGACCAAGTATGGTCCCGTCATCATCCCTCATTTGGAGTATGGACGATGA